Proteins from one Ipomoea triloba cultivar NCNSP0323 chromosome 1, ASM357664v1 genomic window:
- the LOC116029921 gene encoding 14-3-3-like protein GF14-12 gives MAVPINREYFLYLCKLAEQAQDYNEIFELMGDTVGVLDSELTREEIRLLSLAYSKVTGPLRAAWLVAYNNETLETDEQKQTLAKGYREKLGDKLSKLCDKLEGMLDSISPYTTSSDAKLCYYKLSSDHFRSLSEFHVGPDKQKVDMDAEVMYVNAQAHAEAVSPADPVRLGLAFNYSVFQYENLKSPVAAIETANKAFDNAMASIDTLEMLGEESTHVLGMLHDNLTLWNAA, from the exons ATGGCGGTCCCCATCAATCGCGAGTATTTCCTGTACCTATGTAAGCTTGCTGAGCAAGCGCAGGACTACAATGAGATATTTGAGTTAATGGGCGATACGGTCGGAGTTCTAGACTCCGAGCTAACAAGGGAGGAGATCAGACTCCTCAGCCTCGCTTATAGTAAGGTCACCGGCCCTCTCCGAGCCGCGTGGCTCGTGGCCTATAACAACGAGACGTTGGAGACGGACGAGCAAAAGCAAACTCTGGCAAAGGGTTACCGAGAGAAGCTGGGAGATAAACTTTCTAAGTTGTGTGATAAACTGGAAGGCATGCTTGATTCAATCTCCCCTTACACTACTTCCTCCGATGCTAAGCTTTGTTACTACAAGCTGAGTAGCGATCACTTCCGCTCCCTCTCTGAATTCCATGTAGGACCTGATAAACAAAAAGTTGACATGGATGCTGAGGTTATGTATGTAAATGCTCAG GCTCATGCTGAAGCTGTGTCCCCAGCAGACCCAGTAAGACTGGGTCTGGCCTTCAATTACTCAGTTTTCCAGTATGAAAACTTGAAATCCCCGGTAGCTGCAATTGAAACAGCGAATAAG GCATTTGATAATGCCATGGCTAGCATAGATACGCTGGAGATGTTGGGTGAGGAGAGCACCCACGTATTGGGGATGCTGCATGACAACCTCACCCTATGGAATGCTGCCTAG
- the LOC116024244 gene encoding uncharacterized protein LOC116024244, protein MQTQNLTVPKTLNPPHPLFTSFLPKFPNPLLRGIIPIPSSSAKTSKSLVIQSQNASKGRDIRAFAGRSKGKPSKGRIEGNAEVRREAKRNARMRSKKMAESLFYRLKNPHGNYPNNFSEEELQMIGLGYDRMVRFMEKDDPNLKHPYDWYKYGEFGPYSWRGVVLGDPIRGGMSDECVTMMGEVKDQEEWDKIEQFDMTQDFLKGLNAMDENVGRRYFWVFVRHPRWKTSDLAWEQWTLVSEVVVEAGNQRLDKWNLMGRLGNYSRRSITRCAAWMRPDIVYVKRPVYQCRFEPQDEFFKALTPLLDPQTEHDFLFELNKDDGSIELCTYFAGLCKIVKVNPKAFVDDVVKAYEKLSEEKKSKCLEFLLQNHPVPLLHPYTREWKTRSEEMELGCDAPDDDDYYRGGSKKGEVEIVDWIEDYENEDGEDDDEDGNQDDAAEEEEDDEDPEEDPKFWEDEFKKAMTSTEAMEKFAKKYMEKTDEHYEEQMKAYEESRKQRVRDGDAKGVSKDDGDELALRGVRAKVSPEEWKYIGIGPWKKKIKKSKIPPELFLRSAVRPFTYKNLVKEIVLTRHALVEGEIGREK, encoded by the coding sequence ATGCAGACTCAGAACCTTACTGtacctaaaaccctaaaccctccTCATCCTCTATTCACCTCATTTCTACCCAAATTCCCAAACCCTCTTCTTAGAGGCATTATTCCAATCCCCTCCTCCTCTGCCAAGACCTCAAAATCCCTAGTTATCCAATCCCAAAATGCGAGCAAGGGAAGAGATATCAGAGCCTTCGCCGGCAGGAGCAAAGGGAAGCCCTCCAAGGGGCGCATCGAAGGGAACGCCGAGGTCCGGCGGGAGGCGAAGCGGAACGCCCGCATGAGAAGCAAGAAAATGGCGGAGAGCTTGTTCTACAGGCTCAAGAATCCGCACGGGAACTACCCCAATAACTTCTCGGAAGAGGAGCTTCAGATGATTGGGTTGGGGTACGATAGAATGGTGAGGTTCATGGAGAAGGACGACCCAAATCTTAAGCACCCTTATGACTGGTACAAGTATGGAGAATTCGGGCCGTATTCCTGGCGCGGGGTGGTTTTGGGCGACCCGATTCGGGGTGGAATGTCAGATGAATGCGTGACGATGATGGGAGAGGTTAAAGACCAAGAAGAGTGGGATAAGATTGAGCAGTTTGATATGACTCAGGATTTTCTTAAAGGATTGAATGCAATGGATGAAAACGTAGGCCGTAGGTACTTTTGGGTGTTTGTTAGGCATCCAAGGTGGAAGACCTCGGATTTGGCATGGGAGCAGTGGACTTTGGTGTCTGAGGTTGTTGTTGAGGCTGGGAATCAGAGGTTGGATAAATGGAATTTGATGGGAAGGCTTGGGAATTACTCGAGAAGGTCGATTACTCGATGTGCAGCTTGGATGAGGCCTGACATAGTATATGTTAAGAGGCCGGTGTACCAATGCAGGTTTGAGCCACAGGACGAGTTTTTCAAGGCCTTGACGCCATTGCTTGATCCACAGACTGAACATGATTTCTTGTTCGAGTTGAACAAGGACGATGGATCTATAGAGTTGTGCACTTATTTTGCCGGGTTGTGTAAGATTGTGAAGGTGAACCCTAAGGCGTTCGTGGATGATGTGGTGAAAGCTTATGAGAAGTTGAGCGAGGAGAAGAAATCAAAGTGTTTGGAGTTCTTGCTGCAGAACCACCCGGTGCCATTGTTGCACCCTTACACGAGGGAGTGGAAGACAAGGTCGGAGGAGATGGAGTTGGGGTGCGATGCACCAGACGATGATGATTATTATCGAGGAGGTAGTAAGAAGGGGGAGGTCGAGATTGTGGACTGGATTGAAGATTACGAAAATGAAGATGGTGAAGATGACGATGAAGATGGCAATCAAGACGACGCTGcagaggaagaggaagatgatgaggatCCAGAAGAGGATCCTAAGTTTTGGGAAGATGAGTTTAAGAAGGCAATGACTAGCACTGAAGCAATGGAGAAGTTTGCAAAGAAATATATGGAGAAAACTGATGAGCACTATGAAGAACAGATGAAAGCATATGAAGAGAGTAGAAAACAGAGAGTTAGAGATGGAGATGCGAAGGGTGTTAGTAAAGACGATGGGGATGAGCTGGCATTGAGAGGTGTTAGGGCAAAAGTTAGTCCAGAAGAATGGAAGTATATTGGAATTGGTCcatggaagaagaagataaagaaaagtaaaatccCTCCTGAGCTATTCCTGCGATCAGCTGTCAGGCCCTTCACTTACAAGAATCTGGTGAAGGAAATTGTTCTGACCAGACATGCATTAGTAGAAGGTGAGATTGGAAGGGAAAAGTAA